Below is a window of Ignavibacteria bacterium DNA.
CGTCATCATCAATTGTTGCACTTCCATATTGAGCAGTTAAATCTTGCAAACGAACGAGGTCTGCTTCTAATTCTTGCCAGAATGCAACTGATACACTAAGTACATCAATCATTCCGTTTACGTTCTCCATACCGGCTTTGTTATTGCGGACGGATGTTTCTGCACGACGGGCAATAGCATAATCTGCTTGACCATCACGCGCGTTATTAATTCTCTTTCCAGTGGAAAGATTAAGTTGACTTGCTGCTAATGATCTATTAGCAGATGCTAATGAGCCTAATACGTTTGATAACATGGCTTATTTTACTCCTAAATTAGTTGTTATATATATAAGTTATTTATAAAATCCCATTTTATAGGGAGGTTTTGAAATGATTTATTCAATACCAAATGTATTATCGGCAAAAAAAATCCAGTTTTTAGTTTTTTTTAAAAAATATTTTAAAATATTTTTTTTGCCCATTTTTTATAAAATTTCAACTCTTTTTCTATGAATTTTCTTCATTCAACTGCACGCAGTTGAGATAAATCGAAAAAATTTATGTACACCTCTAAAAAATCTATGCTTAACACGTATCATCTGCGATTATCTGAGAAATTTGCTGAAAACAGTCTCCCCCGCTCGCCAAATGAACATTTTCCTCAAGACCGTAAACGGTCTTGCTGGGCGAAGAAAGAATCATTAATGATTCTTTGGGTTCAATCTCGAAGTGTGGAGGTTGTTCTTCTTTGTTTTGAGGAGGTTTTAAATAAGTTATTAGAAAAGCCGTAAATTAGTTGAATGAGTTGAAATTGTTTGCAAATCGGTAAAAAAATAGGGAGAGAACGTATTATCAATTGTTTATATTGCAACAAAAATACGTATGGGTTTTTCTTCACAAGTTATCAACTAATTGTTTGTTTTAAATGCGCTATAACACAAATGGGAAAAATATCACTATCAAAAAAAATATGCTAATATATTTGGAAGAAAGGAGTTTCTTATAGTATATTTGGCACACTTTTTTAGAGGGTGCTAATGTTTTTCAGCACAATACATTTTTTTTATTCACTTATATCAAGGAAATCTTAATTTATGAAGATCAAAGTAAAACCCCTTGCTGACCGAGTCGTAGTGAAACCTTTGGAACAAGAAGAAAAAACCAAAGGCGGCATCATACTTCCCGATACAGCAAAAGAAAAACCGGTCATAGGAGAAATTGTAGCCGTTGGTCCAGGAAAAAAAACCGACGATGGCAAGCTTGTTCCTATGGAGTTAAACGTCGGCGATAAAGTTCTCTATGGAAAATATTCAGGAACGGAAATCACAATTGAAGACAGAGAATATTTGATAATGCGCGAAAGCGATATTTTTGGAATCATCTGAATCATTTATTAACTTTTAAAACAAAACAAAACTATGTCATCAAAAATTATTTCATTCGGAAACGATGCGCGCGCAAGTTTGAAACGTGGAGTTGACCAACTTGCCGACGCTGTAAAAGCAACACTTGGTCCCAAAGGACGCAACGTTGTGATTGATAAAAAATTCGGTGCGCCTACGATTACTAAAGACGGCGTAACCGTTGCCAAAGAAATTGAACTCGAAGACCCGTTGGAAAATATGGGAGCGCAACTCGTTCGCGAAGTTGCTTCCAAAACTTCTGATGTTGCCGGCGATGGAACAACAACAGCCACTGTTCTTGCCCAAGCGATAATTCGCGAAGGTTTCAAGAACGTTACTGCGGGCGCAAATCCAATGGATTTAAAACGCGGGATTGATTTAGCAGTTGCAAACGTTGTCGAGGGGTTGAAAAATATTTCTCAATCAGTCGGCGACGATAAAAAGAAAATTGCACAAGTCGGAGCAATTTCCGCCAACAACGATATGTCGGTTGGAAATCTCATTGCCGATGCAATGGAAAAAGTCGGAAAAGACGGAGTTATTACTGTTGAAGACGCTAAAGGTCGCGATACAACGCTCGAAGTGGTTGAAGGAATGCAATTCGACCGCGGATATCTTTCGCCGTATTTCGTAACTGACGCGGAAACGATGGAAGCGAATCTTGAGAAGCCGTATATCTTAATCCACGACAAGAAAATTTCCACGATGAAAGATTTACTTCCTATTCTGGAAAAAGTCGCGCAAGGCGGACGCTCGATGCTCCTTATTGCAGAAGATATCGAAGGCGAAGCGCTCGCAACATTAGTTGTGAATAGAATTCGCGGAACGTTGAAAGTTTGCGCCGTCAAAGCCCCGGGTTTCGGCGATAGAAGAAAAGCAATGCTCGAAGATATTGCCGTTCTTACCAATGGAACAGTGATCTCCGAAGAAGCAGGATACAAACTGGAGAATGCACAGGTATCGTATCTTGGAACTGCCGAAACGGTAAAAATAGATAAAGACAACACAACAATTATCGAAGGCAAAGGCAAGAAAGACGAAATCAAAAAACGCATCAACGAAATAAAAGTTCAGATTGAAAAAACCACTTCGGATTACGATAAAGAAAAACTTCAGGAACGTCTTGCAAAACTTTCCGGCGGTGTTGCCGTATTGAAAGTTGGCGCATCCACCGAAGTAGAAATGAAAGAACTCAAAGCCCGTGTCGAAGATGCACTTCACGCAACACGCGCAGCCGTTGAAGAAGGAATTGTTCCCGGCGGCGGCGTTGCATACCTTCGCGCATTAAAGAAACTTGACGGCATACAAGTTGAAAACGACGACCAAAAAATCGGCGTGGATATCGTGCGTCGTTCACTCGAAGAACCGATTCGCATCATCATTACGAATGCAGGACTTGAACCTTCGATATACGTAAAAGAAGTGAAAGAAGCGAAGAATAAGTTCGAAGGATTTAACGCACAAACTGAGAAACTCGAAGACCTTCTCAAAGCCGGCGTTATTGACCCTACGAAAGTATCTCGCATCGCTTTGGAAAATGCGGCAAGTATCGCAGGTTTGCTTTTGACCACCGAAGCAACAATTGTTGAAAAGCCCGAAGAGAAAAAGCCAATGCCTCCGATGCCTCCCGGCGGCGGAATGGATTACTAATAGCGTAAGACAATTTCGAAAATTGAACTCAAACATAAAACCCCCGTCAAGAAATTGGCGAGGGTTTTGTGTTTAAGAACCATTTCTTATCATTGCACCAGAAATTTAAACAAGCGAAAAATAATTCTCTGCCGCTTTTTGTTTTCTACTGTCGAACACGTTCTTTCCCAAAATCTTTCTCTATTGTGTATTAGAAAAAGCCGAGAAAAAAATATAGACGGACAAGAGAAATACTATCAACCAACTACGACATATCCCTTACAAC
It encodes the following:
- a CDS encoding co-chaperone GroES, which produces MKVKPLADRVVVKPLEQEEKTKGGIILPDTAKEKPVIGEIVAVGPGKKTDDGKLVPMELNVGDKVLYGKYSGTEITIEDREYLIMRESDIFGII
- the groL gene encoding chaperonin GroEL — translated: MSSKIISFGNDARASLKRGVDQLADAVKATLGPKGRNVVIDKKFGAPTITKDGVTVAKEIELEDPLENMGAQLVREVASKTSDVAGDGTTTATVLAQAIIREGFKNVTAGANPMDLKRGIDLAVANVVEGLKNISQSVGDDKKKIAQVGAISANNDMSVGNLIADAMEKVGKDGVITVEDAKGRDTTLEVVEGMQFDRGYLSPYFVTDAETMEANLEKPYILIHDKKISTMKDLLPILEKVAQGGRSMLLIAEDIEGEALATLVVNRIRGTLKVCAVKAPGFGDRRKAMLEDIAVLTNGTVISEEAGYKLENAQVSYLGTAETVKIDKDNTTIIEGKGKKDEIKKRINEIKVQIEKTTSDYDKEKLQERLAKLSGGVAVLKVGASTEVEMKELKARVEDALHATRAAVEEGIVPGGGVAYLRALKKLDGIQVENDDQKIGVDIVRRSLEEPIRIIITNAGLEPSIYVKEVKEAKNKFEGFNAQTEKLEDLLKAGVIDPTKVSRIALENAASIAGLLLTTEATIVEKPEEKKPMPPMPPGGGMDY